The window GTCAGGGTTTCAGGAGATGTGGCTTAATACTATGCACAAGGGACAAGCTGCTCCTCACCAGCCACAGGACACGGTGACCCTCAGGAGCTCATGGCTACAGAACCTCAAGGGACAACGGCCACCACCTGCTGGTATATCACAGCAGACACTCCACTGGCCCCAGCCTTACCCTGCCCTCTACACCTGCACAGTGCCATGGGTTCCCATGTGAGTGGCTGCACACAGCACCGCTGGGGCCATGGATTATTTTTACCAACCATGTTAAAAGCACTTACACTATGAACACCCTTTTCACATTGACACTGTTAAAACCCATGAAcctgggagcagcacagcattTAACTAGGGAGGATGAAAGGcagctttaaaatgcaaagacaaGTTGTCTCGGTTCTCCTGCTGCCCTGTTTGCCACATGAGGGAGCACAGACCAGTCCCCACCATGTCTGCTGCAGGCACCTGCAGAAGTTTGAGGGGTGACACCACAATGATGCATGTTTTATACCCAACCAATTTTTCCATTGGATCTTGAGTAATACATTATTAAACAATCTGCATTGACTCCAGTTTTGCTAGTGAAAGGGTTACAACTCATTAGGAGCACCAGCAATGTATGAATGGGTTCTTACTTGTTCAGAACTCAGCAGCTACATTCACCTCCTACTGTGTGCATAAAGTAACATCCCTGGATTAAAAACGGAAGCTAAAGGAAAGCATCAATCTAAGAAGTGGCCACAAACTAGGCTTCTTTTTATAGCCAAGCCCAGCACCACCAAAAGTTGCACCAGAGCATGTTTCCCCTGCTGCAcggcagcacagcccaggcagcagcactgcacacacaggCAGGTGGCACTGCTGCacccttctcccctccctgccacCAGCCGACACTATCCTAGGTCCTGTTCACCCTTTCTTACTGTTCCTAGAAGGTCAGTTTGTGTACTTGTAAAACAGAGTACCTGTGGCTGCATGGATCAGTTTTCACACAGCATTTCCAGTGAGCTTCTCACTGCAGCATTAGCAGCTTCTTTCAAAAGACACTGAATACACGatgtaaaaacaaagaaaacactgaggGAGCACATGGCACACTATCAGCTCTTATTGGTTCTGCACTCTAGAGGTTTATAAAGCTTATTTTACTTGGAAGTTTGTGTAAGGGATCAAATAAGTGTAATCAAACAGAACTGAGAAGCGCTTTGGCACCTACCAACCTACCAGTCGCTTTGCAATTTAAATAAGGCCCGAGAACTTCCTAAACTCTAAAAGAAAGTTAGAGTTGTAAAAGCAATTTCACTGGGTTTTCCTCAGTTTTTGAGAGTCTATGCTATGGACACTGGTATTCGTTACCTCTAAATAGTCACTGTATATTCTCAGTTATAGCTAAATTATCCCTGAAATTTGTAAGCATTCATAATCTGAAACCTGTGACTAGCATTTTTTGTGTGACTCCAGGACAAACCTGCACCTGCAAACAACATCTAATCTCACTGATAAGATGGCACCAAGTGTTAAGTACATCTCAAAGCAGAGGGTAAAGAATTTGGGGTAACTGAGCTTCCTGAGGTGATCCTGAAACAGCAATACAGAACCCACTGCATACTGTTtagtgaaacagaaaacacgCTATGCAGACCTCATCACAAACATAAATaggaaaaagacttttttaaaaaaagaacaagaattcAGAGCTTTCCAGTGTCACAGctcacagaaaattaaaaaaagtcatGCTTAAGTTTTCAAATATTCCTCAGACACAGCAAACCTAAATAGTATTCAGTTAAATAAATGCATGAGATACTCTGGGAAGCGGAGGTAAGAGAaaagctttaaactaaaagaggaaggaaaattttgtttcaataaacagcactttttttttatacacaACAAGCTAGTACAAGGAAAGGCTAAAACACTGCTTTAGGAATGGCCATTTACTATCGGCACGAAGCATAGCTTACCCTTTTTAAATAACACAGTGAATTTGCAATACATCATTTACAAAACACGGATCGATTTATTCAAATTTTGTTAGTGTTGTCAATCCCATAATTTAGCAGAGGTGGAACTGAGGTATACCTTGTTGAGGGAGGTTAAGTAATACTTGGAAGCCTCTTTGCTATAACCCACTTGATTACTTTTGTTTATGtacacagaacagcagcacacTAAACATTCACAAGCTGTGTCATAGTCGCATTACAATAGTCATTTTTATAAACAACGGcaaatgcaataaaaacaagttacccttttttttaaatctgaaatgaaatgtttgatttaaaaaaaataacagtagtTCATTTAAGGAATTAGTCTCTTCTGACAGGTATTAAGAAATCGGGCgtcagtttttaaaatgcttgaTTAGCCAGAACAGGTCTGTATTCTTCATGTAAGTTCCTTAACCGCATGTCACCATTTCTCAGTCACATGTCCTTCAGGTGTACACAGGGAATGCAGAAAGTCTCAGGGATCCGTGtttgggaggaggaaggggaaaataaaggaaaaacaccTCTTAATGCTGTTCCAGAGAGACTTACCATTCTTCTCACGCGGCAAACAGTAATGACGCGAGCAGTCCCCTTAGCTTTAGCAGCTCCAGTGAAGAGTCCGGTGGTCAGTTCTGTGACCAGTGCAACTATCTATCATAGACTGGATTCTTTGGGAGGAAAGTCAACATTTGTCACCATCGTGACCACAGTCACAATATCCTCTGTTGTTATAATGTTAGTTAATTTTTGCATCTGAATAATACGTTCTTCTACGCAGCCTGCTGACAACCTGGCTTCCGCATCATGATCCCAGCATTCCTCTATGGTTTCACAAAGCATTGCCATTCCCTGcaagcaagcaaagcaaagtaaaaaaaagaatggtACATACAGTTAGCAGGAAGTTTTAAGAAGTGATCAGGATTCTAGCAATTTCATAGAAAACTGCAtttccacagaatcacaggatggtttgggttggaagcgacGTTAAAtctcatcctgttccaaccccctgccatgggcagggacaccttccactcgatcagattgctcagagctctgtccaacctggccttgaacactgcctgggagggggcagccacagcttctatgggcaccctgtgccggggcctcaccaccctcacagggaagaacttctcaTATTGAATTTAAACcactccagctttcttgtcaccCCCTCCAGGTattggaagctgctccaaggtcttcttggagccttctcttctgcaggctcaaccagcccagctctcagcctgtctccatagcagaggtgctccagcccttggagcatcttcgtggcttcctctggacttgcttcaacaggTCCAAATTTCTCCTGCTCCCCTTGAACAGTGCTAAGGAATCAGCAGTGGTGTTACTGCAAGTCTCTAGCCATAAAGCAGACCTGGGAAGCATAGAATTCCTCCCTAGCTAATCCCAGATATTTCTCATACAACACTGCTTATCTTATGTAGCAGTGTTCAGTTTATAGCATTTCTGCAGTAATCAAGACTATTAGGTCTTAAATATACTAACTTGTGCATTCAGAAGTAACCCTCAAAAATCTTTCAACAAAATagtgaaaaataagtaaaattaaaaaaaaaatcactctctGATCACTCAGAATATTTTAAGAACATCCCAGTTTACAGTCCATTTAATTCTTACTGGAATTACTAAACTTACATTCTTCCTTAAAGGCAGCATTATGAACAGAACACCGGATTAACAACATTTGAAATTCAGATCCTGACAGAACACTGCAGAACGTGGTTGTGTAACGACTTACAGCGTGTTTTTGCCAGCATTCTCTTAAAACAGGTCTCTTCTTTTTATGAACTACAACTTCCTGCATGTCTTCGAGGGAGGGATGCTGGCCAATTTCTTCCTCAAATGGCAACATGTACTCATCTACTGGGcctaaagataaaaaaaaaaatttaaccCACAAAttctgcttgaaaaaaaaaaaaaaaccaacgaaaaacccaaaaacctgaTACCCAAGCAGTGCAGTCCACAGTGAGACTCTTCGGGAGCAGTTTGCTTCCCACTGCCATTCAGGGCTCATCCTGTGGCAGGTTAGCAGCCAGTAGTGACTAAGATTCTTAAGCACAGTAGCACTTTCGGGcggctgcagcctctgctcccctcTGCGTGTGGCAGCCGAGTGCAGCTCCCGGCCCGCTTCCCCTGCAGCTGGAACCTTGGAAACACACGGGCGGGAGGGGGCGCTCGGATCCGCGGCTTTCTCCCCCACCTCCGCCGACAAACCGCAGCCAGGGAAAGAGGCATCCGCGGTGTCTCATTACCAAGCAGGCGCCCCACCGCCGCTTTTGCGTGTCGCCAATACCACAGATGCTACAAAAGACAAGGTTGCAACAGCAactgctgcatccctctgcAAAAGAAGcatgctgctgcctccttcAATCCACACAGGCCAGGACGGAACCGCTCTTGTTGAAAGCACACATTTGCAGAGTGAAAATGGCAGCTGTGACTGCAGAGCTACACCAGGCTGTTTCAGGAACGCTGCTCTCCTTCACCGCAGTCTCCTTTGCCTTCTGGAGTAATAACCACAATGCCAGAGACCTCAATGACACATCTCTAGTAGGAGGTATGTACGTATGTTTTACAGAACATgaaaaatcaatacaaaatGTGGGGCAGCTTCAGAGATGTGTGCAAGATTGTGTCAATGCTGTTAGTAAACAggttaacatttttaaaagggtaAAATCTCCCCAGTGGTTTCTACTCCACGAGGAAATgtctgaagcagaaaagcactGCCTGGAGCAGAAAATCACAGTGTGGCCATGCACTGACCTGCTGAGATCTCCAACCCATCTTGGATTTTCACACAGACAGCTGTCAGCTACAATGGGCTCCAGCAGGAGAGCTTATGACAACCAACATAAGCTTGTCTCACTTGCCCAACTGAGTCAGTCACCTTTACTGAGTTGAATTTAGCTGCTTCAGACTGTACTGAAAATGCAACTTTCtcacaaacaaaaaatggttttgagccctgtcttttattttgttctttattaaCCCTGACTTATTCTTGGCACCCAAAAATCTCCATTCACAAAATTTAAAGACTGTATACTTgaaaaggatttcttttcttgGTAGCTCAAAAACTAGATCCAACAGTCTGCTTTATGGGAAAAACAACCTGTGATGGACCCATACCTAACAAGTATCAGCTGTGGATTTATCTGACCTTGCTGTATTTTCAATCTTTAAGCTACTGACAATTACCAAGAAGTTCTGACATCCACATGAGCTGAACCAATGTTATGTCAGTGACAATGAAGACaaagggagggcagggaagCTCTGAACCTACATGGAACAGGCTCACTCAGGCACCTATGGTTAAACCAGACACAGCAACTTTTCTAtgtcctgctgctgacagctgaCCTGACACACTGAGGAGCGGTTTCCTATGGTGAAGGGCCAAGGGGAATCTTGCACATGCTCATGAGCAGCTAGAAAATGATTAACCTCATCAATGCTCTCTGCAATAAAATATATGTCAACCTATGAAAAATTCTTCATGTCTTTCAGCCTTGTAATTCCCTTACTGACAATCTTTGACATTAGGAAGTGTTTACACCTGTCTTCCACAGGCAGCACTAAGAGGCAGGTTGTTCTCCAGACACCAAGGTATACAGCAGGAGACATCAGTTTCTCAGCAGGTGCTGGTGGGATACTTCAGTTACTAAGGTTAATCTCATCTGAGCTTTTGTTTATGAAAGGAAACAATACCTTTATATGAACTGGCACTAAAACTGTCAGGCTGAACTTGCGAGAAATCAAACATATTAGGTGGGGCATTCCACAGTAAATCTTCCTTACCATGACCAGCTTGAAAAATGCAACAAGTATCCATGTATCAAGGGACACAAAGTACTGAAGAGACCCAGTTATGAAGTGACTACATGATGTTGGTGTTGCATTCATTTCCCCACAAAACTAGCACTCGTATGACATTTTATTATATACATCTAATCCATCTGCCAGTTTCCTGCTCTAAATATACCTCTCACAAATTACACAAGATATTTACACAAATTGAGTATGTTCCTTACCATCTGAGGCGGTACAGCGCGATGCCAATTCCCAGAGGACTAATCCCATGGCATACATATCTATTCTCAAGAACGCATCCCTTTGGAAGTTTATAGCCCCTTCGAGTACCTCAGGAGCCATATACCTTCGTGTACCAACCTTGAAAGACAGTAAAGGACAAAAACTTGTACACCAAGAATCAAACAAGACCAGTCCTACCACACTACCTAGTGCTGTTATAATAATGCTGGTGACCAGCACCATTTTTTGGTCAAAGATCAGAATACAGCCATGGTTATCCTCACTTAAGACTAAATCTTGACAGTTTCTTGTATTCTTATATCCAAGTGTAGGTaaaagaaattagaaagaaTCATACAGAATGGACCCTATAAAGGATACAAAGCAGGAAAATCTgaatagatttaaaaataagacatCTGTGTAACAATCCAACATATTTGCCACTGCCATTCCATAGCTGATCTACTTGGAGATTTCCCTTCTTACTGCAGGTGGGCTGGGCTAGACAACCTTTAatggtcccttctaacccacaccattctatgattctctttattttttcatgtcaTAAGGACATGAAATGTGCTTGTGTTCCTCCTCATGACCGGAGTagtaataaaaggaaaaggaaaattagctAGCAGAGTGCAATTTATACTGAGAAAGTTACATGAAGTCACTTGCACAAAACTGGCTATTAAATTAAAACTTCGGGGATATCCATTCTTTGTGACTACAGTCAATGATGAAATTATGTCCTACAAATAAATCAGAACTTGTCTGGTGCTGGAATAGGATTTTCTTCACTATTTAAACCTTCGCAGTAGTAGCTATGTTTCTCTTCAGCAGTTTTACTGAGGTTTTACAATCTTATTGTATGGCGTTTTTGTCACTCAACAATGAACTGTGGCCTTCCGCCTAAAATTAAACATACTTAGTTTTCCAGAAACTATAATGTTCTAAGCTCaagtttgttattttaaaagcacatggTACGAAAACAGCTTCCTGCTGCATGACCTGCTTCATTAGTACTGTTGTCATTTTAGGAAAGTGACTGTTGGTAGGTCAGAACATTAGAAAGTGGCTGCCGGTATCACTCCTCAGTTCTGAGACACTGTTCAGAAACAATTAATAAAACATGGCAAATAGACCAAATCCTCTAGTAAGAGCCAAAACAAGGGGAGAGACAGAAGCCATGTAATAAGATGGGGGGAAGGCTGTGATCTGTAATTATCTAAACTGTTTCATTTGCAGCTTGTGAGAACATAAATTGCCAGGTTCCATAAAGGTCAACAAAGACAAGGCTGATGATAGAGTATCCTGTGCATGAAGAACACCTAAACTATTGATTTCCATTCACATGCAGTTAACAGTTGTAACACTTACGTAAATAAATCAGTGTTTACCTGTCCATGTGTATCCCCTGCAGATTTTCCAGCCTCAAACTTTAAAGCTAGACCAAAATCAGCAATACAAGCTGTAAGATTATTTTTCAGCAGCACATTCTTGCTTTTGATGTCCCTTTcaagttaaggaaaaaaaaataaaattgagatCTAGAACATGAAATACATAACGTtctaagaaaaaagtaaaacaacaaCCCCCAAAACATTATAATGTAAAAGGCAAAGTTGTAGATAAGCATTCCatttaaacaacaaaagaataataatagaataataataaaacctaGGAGTACATTTGCACAACTTCATTCTTATGGAAATATGAGACAGCAACTATCACTTTATACTTAAAATACACACAGATTTATAAGCATGTCatagaacagaaacagaataaagagTTACTGCAGGCTTCAATTACAactacattttgtttgtttaaataacaCAAGACAaaacactttggaaaaaaaaagaatcttcaTTGTTTCCAGCAAGGAGATACATCATCTCCcgcagaaagaaaaggcaatggACAGATTCCCATCTGTCCTGTGTGTACTGTTCCCTCCCCCTTTACTCCTCTCCCCATCATTCCTTTTACCATCAGCCAAGCAGTTTTGCCATGACATTACAAATCCTACAGAATCTGTATTTCTCTTACTCTGTACCTCCATCTTTTCACTTTGGTTACCACTATCATTTCAGCTCTCTAATTCTATTAATAGTGTTCTATATTTACCTcattagaaaaaacaaaacagcaattaCACTTAACAATAGGCGTAACATGCTTACAGTATCAGTTTCTGTTTGAAGCATTCAGTATCACCTAAAGTTATGCATGTTAAGTGTTTAAGTTGTTTCAGATATCTATAATGCTAATTATTTTGTATAGCACATAGGGTACTTAATTAACTGtatagaaaatgaaattgtgACATTATCACGATCACCACATCAAGGTCTATAAACCATCAGCTAGATTTCTGTTTGGGCTGAGCAGGTTTTTCTTATGAGACTCTCAACAATTCTGGAAGGAAGGTATCAGAGAGTAATCATGTAAGTATTTCCTCTCTTATCCACGTTTCATATCCTGTAGCTCAAAGTTGAATACTAACAGTCAcctgaaaacattttacataTACTATACCTATGTGAGATGGCAGGCTTATGTCCATCTTTTAGCCCTGGTATATCTTCATGAAGATAAGCCAAGCCTCTAGCCATAGTCTGAGCTATATGACAGAGCTCATTCCAAGAAACCACGTTAGCCTTGAGAAAGTCTGTTAATGAACcctgcacaggaaaaaacagcaaaaccagaatatCAACAATTACAGGACCAATTTCATTCTTATCTACTCATAAAGAAAAATTCTAGTTGGCCTCCATCATTGAGGACCACAATGCACCTGGCTGCCTTTCTCTATTTTCTGATAGACCACATAATCATACATGTACGTACACAAACAACTGCTAGtttaaacaactaaaaaaataacTTGCGCATTGTCTCTAGTCCATGAATAGAATCAAGGTGCCTCTACACATCACCTCGACAAGCAAAAAGTGCAGTGAACTCAAGTATAGTGGCACACTTGATAACAAACTGCACTTAGCTGTGTCAGAAATAGCATTTAAACACTTCATAAAGAGAACCTTGTTTTTACAAGCATGATTTATCATCTTCCAGGAACAGGAAATGACAGGTTAGTTTCACCTTCAAGAATCTTACTGGACTGTGTACAACCATTCTTTAGGAGCTTTAACAGCCTGTCTTTTCTTGGGGACCAACAACAGTAAACTCCAGTTTCACAACATAGTTTCAGAGTGAAACATACACTCTGAATAAATATAAAGAGAtaatataaagtaaaatatattcaaCGTAAAGCTCTTCTCTTCAAATTCACTTCTATAGCACACTCTATACACACGTTTTCACAGATTTACATATTATCCAGATTGTGAGATGTCACTGTGTCACATGTTGCTGTGTGAAAagccaaaagggaaaaattaacaAAGAGCTGTCAAAGTGTAGAGGCTatgcttcaaaaataaaattaaaaatcctaTTTTCCATCAGTTATCTCAGATGCCATCTTTTCAacagaaacaggattttttttaaaagactcttacagaaaaaaatccaaaaccagcaATAACCTCTCAAAAAGGCAAATTAGTTTGATATCATCTACTTATCATGGAGATCTgtcaaaaaatgtaaacagTTGCATAGTTCTAGTCTTCTAAATTATTAGAGCAGAGGCATAAGTGGGACAATAATGACAGGATGAAGTATTTAACATTCAGTACTAAAAATATGATCTGTGACCTAAccttaatgaattaaaatgtcCCTATTTTCTCAAACCTGCTACAGGTAACATCTTCCTAAAAGCTTCCCTGCTGTGCCACTGCCAAGTTTAAGTTCGGGTGTCCTGGCTTCTCCCCTCTTTTTGTACTTAAATCTCCGTGACAGttatatgcatttaaaaaaaaaatatctagatggctaaaataaaacagtgaacATTACATTTATTAATCTTTCTTACCATGGTTATAACGATAGAATGGATACATATTACTTCACTCTTACAGACTCAAATCAGCtaatataagaaaaaacaaaaataaaaaaacaaagtctCTGCAAGATGCAGTTTATTGAATTTATGCATGTTTAGATGGGAGACATCAAAAAATACATGttctaaaaagcaaaaaaagtagAATGACTTTTTTGTTTCAATAACATCTCTTAAATCCAGCATCTCCTCACAGCCAATGAAAAGAGACATGCTAAGAGTAAGCAAAAACTAttctaaattttatttcttaactgTCTCAAGTTTACATTTGTAAGAAATTTCTAAGGCCATGATCATAAAATAGAAGAGCTATGCTGAGAACTAAACATACCTTCTCATGAAATGCTGTAATTAACCAGAGATCAACATCAATGCTAGTGCCTCGCTTCTCTGCACCAATGAACTGCAAAATATTGTCATGTTTCATCCCAGGTAAACTGTAAATTTCATATTCATTCTGCCATGACTGTTTGTCCTTTGAACAAAGAACACAAACCACATTAATACTACAATAATGAGTACAAGAGGTACTTGAAGTACTTTCCCTGACAGACATTACCACATACAAGTTACCATGCATTTGTAAGTGACCTGTCAAAATATCTTAAAcctttttctggggggggggaaagacaGGCTTTACAGGGCAAAAGAAATCAAGCACAGTGTATGGTattaacatgaaaaattacaaaTGTTTAATAACTATGCTACAAACTACTGATCTAAGATATAAAGAAATGACGAAAAACTGTCTTAACACGTATTACCTATTCACATCTAGTGGAAAACTGTCTGAAAaaaatttcatttctgtaaaCAAATCATCAGCTGCTGAAAACAACCTTAGCTATCACAGGTATGaaccacagaaacacagaaatctgCAGATCAGGGCTGGAGTCTACATAAGGCAAATCATTACAATATCTTTCCTCTTAAGAGCATAGTtcaatttttgcattttataaatCTGTAAGAACCCCATAAAGAATAAGAAACAGGTTTTCCTTAAGAAGGTCTCAGATACAGCTTATACTGTGCTGATGGCCAAAACCAGCATAAATACATGACTTTTCTCCTACAAGGATAAGAAGCTGCAGATGTATTTATTCAGCAAGTCACACTTGGTTAATcatcagaaaacacaagcaCATTTCTTCACCTCAAACAGCAGtgggtatttttaattaatttaaaatctatCCTAATATAATTGTGTATGATCACTTTGTGTTCTTTAACTAGACTGGACCTGAAGCTTATGAGCAAAATCTATTCTAAACATAGCTTTTAGAGGGTACTTGCTGGCAAGTAAGTATTTCAATTATATTTGAGCAATCACCTTACAGGCTTGCATTTCAGGGCATTCCTTCTAAGTacaatttaatttgaaaaacatTGCCAAGTTTTTTTCTCAACTGATCAAAAGATGTGTGAGACCTACTTAAAACTACGCACGacaaataagtatttttatgaCTAGAAGTATGAAAGTTTCACTCAGCTTACTTCAATAATATGCTTGCTGcattaaaatactgattttaattCAATAAAGCTCTACCTGCCCATTTTTCAGCTCAACATTTCCATCTAGATTTACATTATATATTGAAAAAATTCTAAAAAGCCTCTTACTGTGACTAGAAAAGCTGTTTAACATTATGATGTTGCAAGCAACACAGGACAT of the Melopsittacus undulatus isolate bMelUnd1 chromosome 4, bMelUnd1.mat.Z, whole genome shotgun sequence genome contains:
- the ACVR2A gene encoding activin receptor type-2A, whose product is MGAATKLAFAVFLISCSSGAILGRSETQECIYYNANWEKDKTNRSGIEPCYGDKDKRRHCFATWKNISGSIEIVKQGCWLDDINCYDRNDCIEKKDSPEVFFCCCEGNMCNERFFYFPEMEVTQPTSNPVTPKPPLFNTLLYSLVPIMGIAVIVLFSFWMYRHHKLAYPPVLVPTQDPGPPPPSPLMGLKPLQLLEIKARGRFGCVWKAQLLNEYVAVKIFPIQDKQSWQNEYEIYSLPGMKHDNILQFIGAEKRGTSIDVDLWLITAFHEKGSLTDFLKANVVSWNELCHIAQTMARGLAYLHEDIPGLKDGHKPAISHRDIKSKNVLLKNNLTACIADFGLALKFEAGKSAGDTHGQVGTRRYMAPEVLEGAINFQRDAFLRIDMYAMGLVLWELASRCTASDGPVDEYMLPFEEEIGQHPSLEDMQEVVVHKKKRPVLRECWQKHAGMAMLCETIEECWDHDAEARLSAGCVEERIIQMQKLTNIITTEDIVTVVTMVTNVDFPPKESSL